One window of the Danaus plexippus chromosome 25, MEX_DaPlex, whole genome shotgun sequence genome contains the following:
- the LOC116775437 gene encoding facilitated trehalose transporter Tret1-like — protein MLGYSAVINMTFPLAVPEGYKINQILCAILISIPAFSYGNSIGWMSPMTLLLQSQESPKGVPLTDLEISCMASLPYIVCIPSTYLMAAIGDRYGRKLALLTMSVTSATIWLLKLCSMNIWVFILARMLVGINMSGTCVTCPTYIKEISDNDIRGALGCWGTLFFTMGCLFSYIIGDLCSYRVILLILLTIPALHFVIFLTMPESPSYLLKKGKDEEASKVLMWLRCRKQYDFSIKEEMDYMKQEQQRDDNQTAFLLKNIWKDNILRRAFYIALIAAMARELCGSVPILIFAGDIFKMSSEGTGIVMSPNQNAMVLGAVQLLGATLVSAIVERFGRKPLLVATCLLSATSMCVLASWFVFQNVHPPSWIPVLTLCIAVFCDSCGLLPITLVLTSEIYSFKYRGTVLATTMALASLVDFFQLILFKFLIKVANACSAFYIYGVISLLTALYVLVKVPETRNRKLEDIYYEMRTEAEKRQLEIRNSI, from the exons atgttaggATACTCTGCAGTTATAAATATGACCTTTCCACTAGCAGTACCTGAAGGGTATAAGATCAATCAAATACTATGTGCTATTTTAA TTTCAATACCAGCATTTTCTTACGGAAATTCTATTGGATGGATGTCTCCCATGACCCTTCTCCTACAGTCACAGGAATCACCCAAAGGTGTGCCTTTGACTGATCTCGAg ATTTCGTGTATGGCATCCTTGCCTTATATAGTGTGTATACCCAGTACGTACTTAATGGCAGCCATCGGAGATCGTTACGGAAGAAAATTAGCTCTTCTCACAATGTCTGTTACCTCGGct ACAATCTGGCTTCTGAAGTTGTGTTCGATGAATATTTGGGTATTTATCTTAGCGAGGATGTTAGTTGGCATTAACATGTCTGGCACGTGTGTCACCTGTCCTACATACATCAAAGAAATTAGTGACAATGACATCAGGGGTGCTTTGGGATGCTGG GGTACCCTATTTTTTACTATGGggtgtttattttcttatattatcgGTGACTTATGCAGTTACCGTGTAATTCTTCTGATTTTGTTGACGATACCAGCCCTACATTTTGTGATATTCCTGACGATGCCAGAATCTCCGTCATATCTTTTAAAGAAAGGAAAAGATGAG GAAGCATCGAAAGTTCTGATGTGGCTTAGATGCAGAAAACAATATGATTTTTCAATCAAAGAGGAAATGGACTATATGAAACAAGAACAACAAAGAGACGACAATCAGACGgcattcttattaaaaaatattt GGAAAGATAACATTCTTCGCAGAGCATTCTACATAGCATTAATAGCTGCGATGGCTAGAGAGCTTTGCGGAAGTGTCCCAATTTTGATATTTGCtggagatatatttaaaatgtcatcaGAAGGAACAGGGATCGTTATGAGCCCAAACCAGAATGCCATGGTGTTGGGAGCTGTTCAGTTACTTGGAGCTACTTTAGTTTCCGCCATCGTCGAAAGATTTGGACGGAag CCCCTGCTTGTAGCGACCTGTCTCCTCTCCGCTACCAGCATGTGTGTTCTTGCGTCCTGGTTCGTGTTTCAAAACGTCCATCCGCCATCTTGGATTCCCGTGCTTACTTTGTGTATAGCCGTTTTCTGCGATTCATGTGGCCTCCTGCCCATAACACTTGTTTTAACGAGCGagatatattcttttaag TATCGCGGCACAGTATTGGCAACAACAATGGCACTCGCGTCTTTAGTGGATTTTTTCcagcttattttatttaaatttttaatcaaagtaGCCAACGCATGTTcagcattttatatttatgggGTCATCAGTCTTCTGACTGCGCTATATGTGCTTGTTAAAGTACCGGAAACTAGGAACAGGAAATtggaagatatttattatgaaatgagAACCGAAGCGGAGAAAAGGCAATTGGAAATccgaaattcaatttaa